A genomic segment from Anabas testudineus chromosome 6, fAnaTes1.2, whole genome shotgun sequence encodes:
- the ppp1r15b gene encoding protein phosphatase 1 regulatory subunit 15B encodes MATTVGAENGSERTAMERFGSGGMALLPWTRQMLTVLWEQLRLLVQVIYYTFVSVFQMFRFEVHVRITDETGQHIQHMTTAANPTESFLFSSLFDGENGVMVGGSNPLSNFCADVGDPFNGQSTAEALLSSLQADDLCCGLVDDFVSRTAGKEEGIFLGHQSTWKMGFPGDWNIFVSSSDSSGSNDVCNKSSEKIFKQDISKKKNFKQDTSEEEKSCHWSSEEDQNVEFDSEESKALWESLSKSSDPYNPFFFSACISTNTDMGKSKSDVKDNSDSDFMSVNKASEEMLGPRGLNIWVSRSDSESSWSSWASSDGSSPDIDKEESERLWEFFSSPEDPYNPMCFTACTVSTIYPQTTTQTATITKQQASLPAPPPKSDTDTEEKESSFPPSSEDDEEEQLWKSLCQKDDPYHPLNFQARLQSSPATTLQSSEGPVVHQTQNPPKKEENKTPRKSSITKPSLPERRLKHRSHPDKTLVPWKRPGQKPQSWPEEKKDNQASTTQKKVRFSPVVEVHVMRTWPFARQASRKGHWEEMARDRDRFQKRVRETERVIGHCFTQPHRERIRAYLDGALK; translated from the exons ATGGCTACGACCGTTGGCGCGGAGAACGGTTCCGAACGGACGGCGATGGAGAGGTTCGGCAGCGGAGGGATGGCGCTTCTGCCCTGGACCAGACAGATGCTCACCGTCCTGTGGGAACAGCTTCGGCTGCTGGTGCAGGTCATTTACTACACCTTCGTGTCAG ttttcCAGATGTTTAGATTTGAGGTTCATGTAAGAATCACAGATGAGACGGGTCAGCACATCCAGCACATGACCACTGCAGCCAACCCAACTGAGTCCTTCCTGTTTTCCTCGTTGTTTGACGGAGAGAACGGAGTCATGGTCGGTGGTTCGAATCCCCTCTCTAACTTCTGTGCTGATGTTGGCGACCCCTTCAACGGCCAATCCACTGCTGAGGCCCTGCTGTCCAGTCTGCAAGCAGACGACCTGTGCTGCGGACTAGTGGACGACTTTGTGTCCAGAACAGCTGGTAAAGAAGAAGGAATCTTTCTTGGGCACCAATCTACCTGGAAAATGGGCTTCCCTGGCGACTGGAACATATTTGTGTCAAGCAGCGATAGCTCTGGCTCAAACGATGTTTGTAATAAAAGCAGCGAGAAAATCTTCAAACAGGATATTTCGAAGAAGAAAAATTTCAAACAGGACACttcagaagaggagaaaagctGTCACTGGAGTAGCGAGGAAGATCAGAACGTAGAATTTGACAGTGAAGAGAGTAAGGCGCTTTGGGAGTCTCTGTCAAAATCTAGCGATCCTTACAaccccttcttcttctctgcttgtatttcaacaaacacagacatggggAAAAGTAAAAGTGATGTGAAGGACAATAGTGATTCTGATTTTATGTCAGTGAACAAGGCCAGTGAGGAGATGTTGGGCCCTCGAGGCCTGAACATCTGGGTCAGTCGGTCTGACAGCGAGAGCAGTTGGAGCAGCTGGGCCAGTTCAGATGGTTCGAGCCCTGACATTGACAAGGAGGAGAGTGAGAGGCTTTGGGAGTTCTTCAGCAGTCCTGAAGATCCCTACAATCCCATGTGCTTCACTGCATGCACAGTCAGTACCATATATCCTCAAACCACCACCCAAACTGCCACAATCACTAAACAACAGGCCTCACTTCCTGCACCCCCACCCAAgtcagacactgacactgaggagaaggagagcagCTTTCCTCCTTCGTCTGAAGATGACGAAGAAGAGCAGCTGTGGAAATCTCTCTGCCAGAAAGACGACCCTTACCACCCTCTCAACTTTCAAGCCCGTCTCCAGAGTTCCCCAGCAACAACACTCCAGTCCAGCGAAGGGCCTGTTGTCCACCAAACACAAAATCCTCCCAAAAAGGAGGAGAACAAGACGCCAAGAAAATCCAGCATCACCAAGCCTTCCCTTCCAGAGAGACGATTAAAGCATCGCTCCCATCCAGACAAGACACTGGTGCCATGGAAAAGACCTGGACAAAAACCTCAGTCATGgccagaggagaagaaggacaaTCAGGCCAGCACCACTCAGAAAAAG GTGCGGTTTTCTCCGGTTGTTGAAGTCCACGTTATGAGGACTTGGCCATTTGCTCGACAGGCATCTCGTAAAGGACACTGGGAGGAGATGGCACGAGACCGCGATCGCTTCCAGAAGCGGGTCCGGGAAACAGAGCGGGTCATCGGCCACTGCTTCACCCAGCCCCACAGAGAGAGGATCCGGGCGTACTTGGATGGTGCCTTGAAATAA
- the rps13 gene encoding 40S ribosomal protein S13 yields the protein MGRMHAPGKGLSQSALPYRRSVPTWLKLTSDDVKEQIFKLAKKGLTPSQIGVILRDSHGVAQVRFVTGNKILRILKSKGLAPDLPEDLYHLIKKAVAVRKHLERNRKDKDAKFRLILIESRIHRLARYYKTKRVLAPNWKYESSTASALVA from the exons ATGGGTCGCATGCACGCTCCCGG aaagGGCTTGTCCCAGTCAGCTCTGCCTTACAGGCGCAGTGTTCCCACT TGGCTGAAGCTCACATCCGATGATGTCAAAGAGCAGATTTTCAAGCTGGCCAAAAAGGGTCTGACCCCCTCTCAGATTG GTGTGATTCTGAGGGACTCCCATGGTGTGGCCCAGGTACGTTTTGTCACTGGCAACAAGATCCTGAGGATCCTCAAGTCTAAGGGTCTGGCCCCTGACCTGCCTGAGGATCTGTACCACCTGATCAAGAAGGCTGTAGCCGTCAGGAAGCAcctggagagaaacagaaag GACAAGGATGCCAAGTTCCGCCTGATTCTCATTGAGAGCAGGATCCACAGGTTGGCCCGTTACTACAAGACCAAGAGAGTACTGGCCCCCAACTGGAAGTA TGAGTCCTCTACAGCTTCTGCTCTGGTGGCATAA